One genomic window of Planktothrix sp. FACHB-1365 includes the following:
- the cruG gene encoding 2'-O-glycosyltransferase CruG — MLNPILLTIANFSEIKVWVLLFFSIILILQIPATIIILSRLFKGAIRVPPLQPESPTLDLLGTVSIVVPTLNEAARVTPCLEGLTRQSYEVREILIVDSHSQDGTQDIVKQFAESDPRFRLILDEPLPLDWVGRPWALNTGFLNSSEKSEWILGIDADTLPQPGLVASVVKTAIANQYDLLSLSCKFILKYPGELWLQPALLMTLVYRFGSPDLSPQKPERVMANGQCFLCRRSVLEKVGGYSSAKNSFCDDVTLARNIAQHGFKVGFLDGANVLTVRMYDGLKDTWEGWGRSLDLKDACSKTQLWSDLFILLAVQALPLPVFLINLCFASTLSLPEILSSTLLGLNGFLLFLRLILTAAISLSYDFSQAKQPWVFWLSPLADTVAVLRLWISATQTQIQWRGRTYGKN; from the coding sequence ATGTTGAATCCAATTTTATTAACAATCGCTAATTTTTCCGAAATTAAGGTCTGGGTTTTATTGTTTTTTTCAATAATATTAATCTTACAAATTCCAGCCACCATTATTATCTTATCTCGATTATTTAAAGGAGCGATTCGAGTTCCTCCTTTACAGCCTGAATCTCCTACCTTAGACCTCTTGGGAACGGTTAGTATTGTGGTTCCGACTTTGAATGAAGCGGCACGAGTAACCCCTTGTTTAGAAGGGTTAACCCGACAAAGTTATGAAGTTCGAGAAATCTTAATTGTTGATAGTCATTCCCAAGATGGTACTCAGGATATTGTTAAACAATTTGCCGAATCTGATCCAAGATTTAGATTAATTTTAGATGAACCTTTACCGTTAGACTGGGTAGGTCGTCCTTGGGCATTAAATACGGGTTTTTTAAACAGTTCTGAAAAAAGTGAATGGATTTTAGGCATTGATGCGGATACTTTACCGCAACCGGGTTTAGTGGCGAGTGTGGTGAAAACTGCGATCGCAAATCAATATGATTTATTATCTTTATCTTGTAAATTTATTCTCAAATATCCGGGGGAATTGTGGCTACAACCTGCCCTATTAATGACATTAGTATATCGGTTTGGTTCACCGGATTTATCGCCCCAAAAACCCGAACGAGTGATGGCAAATGGTCAATGTTTTTTATGTCGTCGTTCGGTATTAGAAAAAGTGGGAGGATATTCGAGCGCTAAAAATTCCTTTTGTGATGATGTCACCTTAGCTCGAAATATTGCCCAACACGGGTTTAAAGTTGGGTTTTTAGATGGGGCTAATGTATTAACGGTTAGGATGTATGATGGCTTAAAAGATACTTGGGAGGGTTGGGGGCGATCGCTCGATCTTAAAGATGCTTGTTCTAAAACTCAATTGTGGTCAGATTTATTCATTTTATTAGCAGTTCAAGCCTTACCGTTACCTGTATTTTTAATTAATTTATGCTTTGCTTCTACTTTATCCTTACCTGAAATTTTAAGCTCAACCTTGTTAGGATTAAACGGTTTTTTACTATTTTTGCGGTTAATATTAACGGCTGCTATTTCGTTATCCTATGATTTCAGCCAAGCTAAACAGCCTTGGGTATTTTGGTTATCTCCCCTCGCTGATACGGTGGCGGTATTAAGATTATGGATATCTGCAACTCAGACCCAAATTCAATGGCGAGGGAGAACCTATGGAAAGAATTAA
- a CDS encoding F420-0:Gamma-glutamyl ligase: protein MAAGLSLVTTAAFVLLGLGTLALEIQYRLRPGNKLELTQGEWNLDLSDSTHYVLRGEMEFRNLTSNLEIMLPEVTAQLNLLSKASLDGIKHTIKVIPAHLDAPSREDNYWFGYIVKVKKNTRIKVLVEIEGQDLSALQSAWVKVDYITYGPEGRIPKVRHVVLPLKYPNPTLTPNKRVVEGIAEVYPIRTHLLTHIDHPVEVIKKYVLPHAQPGDIVTLGETPVALMQGRFFHPTQIKPGWVAKRVCYFFMPTSSLATACGMQTLVDVVGPARVLFAIVVGTFAKLLGKPGVFYQLAGEQARLIDDVTGTLPPYDQFIVLGPDDPQNVVNTLQQETGLGAAIVDVNDLKAVKILAASPGLSTALIQKALRSNPAGNADEQTPLVLIRPL, encoded by the coding sequence ATGGCAGCAGGTTTGAGCCTAGTAACAACAGCCGCATTCGTTTTACTGGGTTTAGGAACATTAGCCCTAGAAATTCAATATCGTCTGCGTCCAGGCAATAAACTAGAACTAACTCAAGGAGAGTGGAACCTGGATTTATCCGACTCCACCCATTATGTGTTGAGGGGGGAGATGGAATTCCGTAACCTCACCTCCAACCTAGAGATTATGTTGCCGGAAGTCACGGCTCAACTTAACCTGCTCTCTAAAGCGAGTTTAGATGGTATTAAACACACCATTAAAGTGATCCCTGCCCATCTGGATGCCCCCAGCCGAGAGGATAACTATTGGTTTGGGTATATTGTTAAAGTCAAAAAAAACACCCGGATTAAAGTCTTAGTCGAAATTGAAGGACAAGATCTCAGTGCCTTACAATCAGCTTGGGTGAAAGTCGATTATATTACCTACGGGCCAGAAGGACGCATCCCCAAAGTTCGTCACGTTGTCCTGCCTCTGAAATATCCAAACCCGACCCTGACCCCCAATAAACGAGTTGTAGAAGGGATAGCCGAAGTTTACCCCATCCGTACCCATTTATTAACCCATATTGATCATCCCGTTGAGGTGATTAAAAAATATGTACTTCCCCATGCTCAACCGGGGGATATTGTTACCTTGGGAGAAACCCCCGTCGCCTTAATGCAAGGGCGATTTTTCCACCCCACGCAAATTAAACCGGGATGGGTTGCTAAACGAGTTTGTTATTTCTTTATGCCCACCTCTAGTTTAGCCACAGCCTGTGGAATGCAAACTTTAGTCGATGTTGTTGGGCCAGCACGAGTATTATTTGCTATTGTGGTGGGAACCTTTGCCAAACTTTTAGGCAAACCCGGAGTATTTTATCAATTAGCCGGAGAACAAGCTCGACTGATTGACGATGTAACCGGAACTTTGCCACCCTATGATCAATTTATTGTCCTAGGGCCAGATGATCCCCAAAATGTAGTCAATACCCTACAACAAGAAACAGGGTTAGGGGCAGCAATTGTAGACGTCAACGATTTAAAAGCCGTTAAAATATTAGCAGCAAGCCCCGGTCTTTCTACGGCTTTGATCCAGAAAGCCTTAAGGAGTAATCCTGCCGGAAATGCCGACGAACAAACCCCCCTGGTGCTAATTCGCCCTTTATAA
- the ruvX gene encoding Holliday junction resolvase RuvX: MEQQTKSAFISALGLDIGRKRIGVAGCDGTGLIATGLTTILRRSFSQDIEQFQELVQQRQVQVLVVGLPYHLNGSLGSQAKQVQNYAQRLANALKLPLEYIDERLTSYQAEQLMISENISPSRNKSLIDRKAASLILQQWLDQRRTRG, from the coding sequence ATGGAACAACAGACAAAATCCGCTTTTATTTCCGCTTTGGGATTAGATATTGGTCGCAAACGCATTGGCGTCGCAGGCTGTGACGGCACAGGCTTAATTGCCACTGGACTCACTACTATCCTGCGACGTTCTTTTTCTCAAGATATTGAGCAATTTCAAGAACTTGTTCAGCAACGACAGGTACAAGTTTTAGTGGTGGGGTTGCCTTACCATCTGAATGGTTCCTTGGGATCTCAAGCCAAACAGGTACAAAACTATGCTCAACGGTTAGCGAATGCCTTGAAGTTACCCCTAGAGTACATCGATGAACGGCTAACATCCTACCAAGCCGAACAACTGATGATTTCAGAAAATATTTCTCCCTCTCGCAACAAAAGCCTGATTGATCGCAAAGCCGCCTCCCTGATTTTGCAACAATGGTTAGACCAGAGGAGGACAAGGGGATGA
- the rimM gene encoding ribosome maturation factor RimM (Essential for efficient processing of 16S rRNA), translating into MIEIGTIVAAHGLRGEVRVYPNSDFPERFIEPGQRWLLPPGQTEPKPVEFLGGYLMPSKGIYVVEIEGIEDRTQAEALQGCPLLITDQDRPHLEEDEFYVLDLIGLEVFDQRKAEVIGKVIDVISAGNDLLEVELHSPTPSQDTLVTDPLPEQIHRKTKKKRKPKLLPTVLIPFVKEIVPIVDLDQKRIEIIPPPGLIEETV; encoded by the coding sequence GTCGCGGCTCACGGGTTAAGAGGGGAAGTTCGAGTTTATCCCAATTCCGATTTCCCAGAACGGTTTATCGAACCGGGTCAGCGCTGGTTATTACCACCCGGACAAACCGAACCTAAACCTGTGGAGTTTTTGGGAGGCTATTTAATGCCCAGTAAGGGTATTTATGTCGTTGAAATCGAAGGCATTGAAGATCGAACTCAGGCAGAAGCATTACAAGGTTGTCCGTTGTTGATCACAGACCAAGATCGTCCCCATTTAGAAGAAGATGAATTTTATGTTTTAGATTTAATTGGCTTGGAGGTATTCGACCAAAGAAAAGCGGAAGTGATTGGAAAAGTCATAGATGTGATTTCGGCTGGAAATGATTTACTGGAAGTGGAGTTACATTCCCCAACCCCAAGCCAAGACACTCTCGTTACTGACCCCCTCCCAGAACAGATTCATCGCAAAACCAAAAAGAAACGTAAACCCAAACTCCTACCCACCGTTTTGATTCCCTTTGTCAAAGAAATCGTTCCAATTGTGGATTTAGACCAAAAACGGATTGAAATTATTCCCCCGCCTGGATTAATTGAGGAAACAGTTTAA
- a CDS encoding Panacea domain-containing protein, giving the protein MEYQFDFNIEKGIESILYILELLENKVQPTIHRVSKVLYFADKEHLEKYGRFIFGDSYYAMKHGPVPSQIYDLLKLVRGDLSPSFQPSQEISEQVLNAFKIVDKHNIKKLREPKKDFLSESDLECLEYSATKYGSLSFAELTELSHDRAWESADENDIINVEDIIKTFDNSVWISDQFQN; this is encoded by the coding sequence ATGGAATACCAATTTGATTTTAATATTGAGAAAGGAATAGAGTCTATTCTTTACATTTTGGAGTTATTAGAGAATAAGGTTCAGCCAACTATTCATCGTGTTTCTAAAGTTTTATATTTTGCAGATAAGGAACATTTAGAAAAATATGGGAGATTTATTTTTGGGGATAGCTATTACGCCATGAAACATGGCCCTGTACCCAGTCAGATTTATGATTTACTGAAATTAGTGCGTGGAGATTTGTCTCCTAGCTTTCAGCCTTCGCAAGAAATATCTGAACAGGTTCTCAATGCTTTCAAGATAGTTGATAAGCATAACATCAAAAAGTTGAGAGAGCCTAAAAAAGATTTTTTGAGTGAGTCTGATCTTGAATGCTTAGAATATTCAGCAACAAAATATGGAAGTTTGTCTTTTGCAGAGCTTACGGAGTTAAGTCATGATCGCGCCTGGGAATCTGCGGATGAGAACGATATAATTAATGTGGAAGATATCATCAAAACCTTTGATAATTCCGTATGGATTTCTGATCAATTCCAAAATTAA
- a CDS encoding GNAT family N-acetyltransferase yields MNLFLSQNQNQFNIRPFQYRDLEAIEQLYRQANDQANSDTGLTQELEQLRRWYGLLKFLSWFPNPCQNLFNAYIAEQFGQLLGMIKVSPFNTSRSTWRIERIFVDRLNNQSSIGSQLLRYCFETLWEARTWLLEVNVNDSGLMALYRQNGFQPLAHMTYWVVEPELLQTLATTQPDLPNLLPVSNADAQLLYQLDTVSMPPLLRQVFDRHILDFKTSFIQAVVDAIKQWLSHSEQVSGYVFEPQRKAAIGYFQVQLSRDGCQPHVAELTVHPAYTWLYPELLSQMAHLAQEFGPQSLRLASADYQPEREAYLEKIGAQRVEHTLLMSRSVWHKLRESKSSLEGLQLSDVLPSWQPAHKPVPTRMSWLGPTIQHPSATQKSAAGDGLSEGTELDPKNLTQKPSDVPSDPRE; encoded by the coding sequence ATGAATTTATTTTTATCCCAAAATCAAAATCAATTTAATATTCGCCCATTTCAATACCGCGATTTAGAAGCCATTGAACAGCTATATCGCCAAGCCAATGATCAAGCTAATTCTGATACAGGCTTAACCCAGGAGTTAGAACAATTGCGACGTTGGTATGGGTTGCTCAAATTTTTAAGCTGGTTTCCTAACCCCTGCCAAAATCTGTTTAACGCCTATATTGCTGAACAGTTTGGTCAACTATTAGGGATGATTAAAGTATCCCCCTTCAACACCAGTCGCAGTACCTGGCGCATTGAACGCATCTTTGTAGATCGGTTAAACAATCAAAGTAGTATTGGCTCACAACTATTACGGTATTGCTTTGAAACGTTGTGGGAAGCGCGAACTTGGCTATTAGAAGTCAATGTTAATGATAGCGGTTTGATGGCACTGTATCGACAAAATGGATTTCAACCCTTAGCTCACATGACCTATTGGGTTGTGGAACCGGAACTCCTACAAACCTTAGCCACCACTCAACCTGATTTACCCAACCTTCTCCCGGTCAGCAATGCGGATGCTCAACTGCTGTATCAGCTTGATACCGTTTCCATGCCTCCCCTGCTGCGACAGGTCTTTGATCGGCACATTTTAGATTTTAAAACCAGCTTTATCCAAGCCGTTGTGGATGCCATCAAACAATGGTTGAGCCATAGCGAACAAGTCAGTGGCTATGTATTTGAACCCCAACGTAAAGCAGCCATTGGTTATTTCCAAGTGCAGTTATCCCGTGATGGCTGTCAGCCGCACGTTGCGGAGTTAACGGTTCATCCTGCCTATACCTGGCTTTACCCCGAACTGTTATCCCAGATGGCCCATTTAGCCCAGGAATTTGGCCCCCAGTCCCTGAGATTAGCATCCGCCGACTATCAACCCGAACGAGAAGCTTATTTAGAAAAAATAGGAGCACAACGGGTAGAACATACTTTGTTAATGTCTCGCTCTGTTTGGCATAAATTACGGGAATCAAAATCTTCCTTAGAGGGGTTGCAATTATCCGATGTGTTACCCAGTTGGCAACCCGCCCATAAACCTGTACCCACCCGAATGTCCTGGTTAGGGCCAACAATTCAACATCCGTCCGCCACTCAAAAATCTGCTGCTGGGGATGGACTCTCAGAAGGGACAGAATTAGACCCTAAAAATCTAACTCAGAAGCCTTCAGATGTACCGTCTGATCCCCGTGAATAA
- the cruF gene encoding gamma-carotene 1'-hydroxylase CruF — translation MKHKSIAERFCLTAHVVSTLFGLAGLLFILPNPELVANLPPMGMKLFSWGMTAGGITYIVFGAATLALYGYRTLGLGTTLAFMIPSVLLSLSSELLGTSTGFPFGHYQYLSGLGYKIAGLVPFTIPLSWFYMGLTCYLLARAGLKLTMGDRWGRQLAALALGAVLLTAWDLVLDPAMSQAPFPFWQFQEVGEFFGMPYRNLVGWMGTGLVFMSVGAFLWRRTPIALSRSQLTVPLIVYLTNFFFGAAITVVELDARFLFPTALSILFGVIPAFIFWWNAKPSLETMESLLPSDNINPSPVEVAAK, via the coding sequence ATGAAGCACAAGTCAATTGCAGAAAGATTTTGCCTCACGGCTCACGTTGTGTCAACGCTGTTTGGACTAGCTGGGTTATTGTTTATTCTACCCAACCCTGAACTCGTCGCTAATTTACCTCCGATGGGGATGAAATTGTTCTCCTGGGGAATGACAGCAGGAGGCATAACCTATATTGTGTTTGGGGCGGCAACACTGGCTTTATATGGGTATCGCACGTTAGGGTTAGGAACAACCTTAGCTTTTATGATTCCATCGGTCTTGTTATCCTTATCTAGTGAACTTTTAGGAACCAGTACCGGATTTCCCTTTGGTCATTATCAATATTTGAGTGGTTTAGGTTATAAAATTGCAGGGTTAGTTCCCTTCACCATTCCGTTATCTTGGTTTTATATGGGGTTAACCTGCTATTTGTTAGCCCGTGCAGGTTTAAAATTAACAATGGGAGATCGTTGGGGACGTCAATTAGCCGCTTTGGCATTAGGCGCTGTATTACTCACCGCTTGGGATTTAGTATTAGACCCCGCCATGAGTCAAGCTCCTTTTCCCTTTTGGCAATTTCAAGAAGTCGGTGAATTTTTTGGAATGCCCTATCGAAATTTAGTCGGTTGGATGGGAACAGGCTTGGTATTTATGAGCGTTGGGGCGTTTTTATGGCGGCGAACTCCCATTGCTTTATCTCGCTCTCAATTAACGGTTCCTTTAATTGTTTATTTGACTAATTTCTTCTTTGGAGCAGCCATTACCGTTGTTGAATTAGATGCTCGTTTCCTATTTCCAACGGCCTTAAGTATTTTATTTGGGGTCATTCCTGCTTTTATTTTCTGGTGGAATGCTAAACCCTCTTTAGAGACGATGGAAAGTTTATTACCCAGTGACAATATTAATCCCTCTCCCGTTGAAGTTGCTGCAAAGTAA